In Scyliorhinus torazame isolate Kashiwa2021f chromosome 19, sScyTor2.1, whole genome shotgun sequence, a single genomic region encodes these proteins:
- the LOC140395857 gene encoding claudin-4-like has product MTMLTLPVHAMPAHCTPPHPQNPELRQSPSLLSVVRRSHFLHGLVPCFSLQGPRREETEGEGLSHVCVCLQLIGVFLSTLGWLSSVACCILPLWKYTTFSGQTLMIKQKMTEGLWLSCILPGPGKANCRTFSSVGKEVTLDVYIGRILTLATVTMAFLGLFVNCLGARCINCIPSRNAKSRFRTASGVIFIVSGIAQILAVTWPAYVLATEFYHPLVSEVLLVSIGPCIYIGWVAGTLLLLGGCLLGCSCCRRRRYNYPAGRGSDTPGRNFV; this is encoded by the coding sequence atgaccatgttgactctgcccgtcCACGCGAtgcctgcccactgcaccccaccccaccctcaaaaCCCTGAATTGCGCCAATCTCCCAGCCTCCTCTCCGTCGTGAGGCGATCTCACTTTCTTCACGGCCTTGTCCCATGTTTCTCGCTACAGGGGCCGCGTCGGGAGGAGACCGAGGGCGAAGGCTTGTCGCACGTTTGCGTTTGCCTGCAGTTGATTGGGGTGTTCCTCTCGACTCTGGGCTGGCTGTCGTCGGTGGCGTGCTGCATCCTGCCCCTCTGGAAGTACACGACCTTCAGCGGGCAGACCCTGATGATAAAACAGAAGATGACCGAAGGCCTCTGGCTCAGCTGTATCCTCCCGGGGCCAGGCAAGGCCAACTGCCGGACGTTCAGCAGCGTCGGGAAGGAGGTGACCCTTGACGTTTACATAGGCCGCATCCTCACTCTGGCGACGGTGACCATGGCCTTCCTGGGACTCTTTGTCAACTGCCTGGGCGCCAGGTGCATCAACTGCATCCCCAGCCGGAACGCCAAGTCCAGGTTCCGGACAGCGTCCGGTGTcatcttcatcgtctccggcatcgCCCAGATCCTGGCCGTCACATGGCCGGCCTACGTGCTGGCCACTGAATTCTACCACCCGCTGGTCTCGGAGGTCCTGCTCGTCTCCATCGGGCCCTGCATCTACATCGGCTGGGTGGCGGGCACCCTCCTCCTGCTGGGGGGCTGCCTCCTCGGCTGCTCCTGCTGCCGACGCAGGAGGTACAACTACCCGGCGGGCAGGGGCTCCGACACCCCCGGGAGGAACTTTGTGTGA